A genomic stretch from Telopea speciosissima isolate NSW1024214 ecotype Mountain lineage chromosome 7, Tspe_v1, whole genome shotgun sequence includes:
- the LOC122667084 gene encoding protein FAM135A-like isoform X1, whose translation MPPTKRLLYAKQEPRKQPVMFEPVQEIAIYMHRFHNLDLFQQGWYQIKITMRWEDGRNTSPGTPARVVQYEALDLGSDDIIGIWRIDDKENSFSTQPFRIKYARQDVLLSVMISFNIPFRKFEAPATSAVILKFELLYTSILENGYDFQASLEALPSAVHEFRIPPKGLLGLHSYLPVHFDTYHAVLVDSSVHVTLLKAGAYTPPKKVSSDTLRVGDAARENCDKSNQVLDQGAYGDSKQISLLKALLIARDILLEELQKLSKAIGQKVDLTDFISNMGESKLISPYLLGDPNMASIGLSNVTMGMKNAASEPQNSFEKPNGSFYFRSDEVLQSLTKENLSSAFLSMGNQLSFLWNVFLKFHRANKTKILEFLRDAWANDRRAEWSIWMVYSKVHMPHHYLRSGNDLSSQHSVRGGVSIAKKLNDDPAESAQARAELHRRSIAQMRINNRSVQDMHIFGDPLRVPVLIVERVTNAPFRTTSGNSYFSSLNLSDTPSILIEPNIMAVKRLSAAGTHRNDRVLRVVVFVHGFQGHHLDLRLVRNQWLLIDPGAEFLMSAVNEEKTSGDFREMGSRLAEEVTSFLKKKIDRMSRSEGFRNIKLSFVGHSIGNIIIRTALTELVMEPFLKYLYTYLSMSGPHLGYLYCPNSLFNSGLWLLKKLKGSQCIHQLTFTDDSDLQNTFFYKLCKRNTLENFKNIILLSSPQDGYVPYHSARIELCHASLWDYSKKGKIFMEMLSNCLDQICSPSSERRTFMRCDVNFDTSSHGKNLDTFIGRAAHIEFLETDIFARFLMWSFPELFQ comes from the exons ATGCCGCCTACAAAGAGGTTGCTTTATGCTAAGCAAGAACCACGTAAGCAGCCTGTTATGTTTGAACCAGTACAGGAGATCGCTATCTACATGCACAGGTTCCATAATCTCGACCTTTTCCAGCAAGG ATGGTACCAAATCAAAATTACAATGAGATGGGAGGACGGTAGAAACACCTCTCCTGGAACTCCTGCAAGAGTTGTTCAGTATGAAG CTCTTGATTTGGGCTCTGACGATATCATTGGAATATGGAGGATTGACGATAAGGAGAACAGTTTCTCTACCCAGCCTTTTCGGATCAAGTATGCCAGGCAGGATGTTCTTCTATCTGTGATGATCTCTTTTAATATACCGTTTCGAAAGTTTGAG GCTCCTGCCACATCTGCTGTGATTTTGAAGTTTGAGCTTCTGTATACTTCAATTCTGGAAAATGGGT ATGATTTTCAAGCATCTCTAGAGGCACTTCCTTCTGCAGTACATGAATTCCGGATTCCTCCCAAAGGGCTTCTGGGTTTGCATTCATATCTCCCTGTCCATTTTGATACTTACCATGCAGTACTTGTTGATTCAAGTGTACATGTCACTCTACTGAAAGCTGGAGCCTACACACCTCCAAAGAAGGTATCCAG TGATACTCTTAGAGTTGGAGATGCTGCTCGTGAAAATTGTGATAAATCCAATCAA GTGTTGGACCAAGGGGCTTATGGGGATTCAAAACAGATTTCATTGCTGAAAGCATTGTTAATTGCTCGTGACATTCTTCTAGAAGAATTACAAAAGCTTAGCAAGGCCATAGGTCAAAAAGTTGACTTGACTGATTTTATCTCTAATATGGGTGAGAGTAAATTAATTAGTCCCTACTTGCTAGGAGATCCGAATATGGCAAGTATTGGACTCTCAAATGTAACGATGGGAATGAAAAATGCAGCAAGTGAGCCACAGAATAGTTTTGAG AAACCAAATGGCAGTTTTTATTTTAGAAGCGATGAGGTGCTGCAGTCCCTAACTAAAGAGAATCTGTCAAGTGCTTTCCTTTCAATGGGCAACCAACTTTCATTTTTGTGGAATGTATTTCTAAAGTTCCACAG GGCTAACAAAACCAAGATATTGGAATTCTTGCGTGATGCATGGGCCAATGATCGTAGAGCAGAGTGGTCAATATGGATGGTCTACTCTAAGGTTCATATGCCCCATCATTATTTGAGAAGTGGAAATGATTTATCATCTCAACATAGTGTACGTGGGGGAGTTTCAATCGCAAAGAAGTTAAATGATGAT CCAGCTGAGAGTGCACAGGCACGTGCTGAGCTTCATCGACGAAGTATTGCACAAATGAGA ATAAACAATCGGTCAGTTCAAGATATGCATATTTTTGGAGATCCTTTACGTGTCCCTGTTTTAATTGTGGAACGGGTTACGAATGCTCCTTTCCGTACTACAAGTGGAAATTCCTACTTCAGCTCTCTGAACCTGAGCGATACGCCTTCCATACTTATAGAACCCAACATCATGGCTGTAAAAAGGTTATCTGCTGCTGGCACACATAGAAATGATCGTGTATTGAGGGTTGTGGTCTTTGTGCATGGATTTCAG GGACATCATCTGGATTTACGGCTTGTTCGGAATCAATGGCTTTTGATAGATCCCGGAGCAGAATTTCTCATGTCAGCGGTGAATGAAGAGAAAACATCTGGAGACTTCAGAGAAATGGGTTCAAGGCTGGCTGAGGAAGTGACTTCttttcttaaaaagaaaatagatagaATGTCAAGATCTGAAGGCTTCAGAAATATCAAGCTTAGCTTTGTTGGGCACTCCATTGGAAATATCATTATAAGAACTGCCTTAACAG aGCTCGTGATGGAACCATTTCTAAAATACCTTTATACGTACTTATCCATGTCGGGGCCACACTTGGGGTATTTGTACTGCCCCAACTCTTTATTTAATTCTGGGCTGTGGCTTCTAAAGAAGCTCAAAGGATCACAGTGTATTCACCAGCTTACCTTCACTGATGATTCAGACCTCCAAAACACTTTTTTCTACAAGCTTTGCAAG AGAAACACATTGGAGAACTTCAAGAACATAATCCTGTTATCCTCACCCCAG GATGGTTATGTTCCATATCACTCTGCTAGAATTGAATTATGCCACGCATCATTATGGGACTACTCTAAGAAAGGTAAAATCTTCATGGAGATGCTAAGTAATTGCTTGGACCAGATCTGTTCCCCCTCCTCTGAGCGCCGAACATTCATGCGATGTGATGTCAACTTTGACACCTCTTCCCATGGGAAGAACTTGGATACCTTCATCGGTCGGGCTGCTCATATTGAGTTCCTTGAGACTGACATTTTTGCAAGGTTTTTAATGTGGTCCTTCCCAGAGTTATTCCAATAA
- the LOC122667084 gene encoding protein FAM135A-like isoform X2, with translation MPPTKRLLYAKQEPRKQPVMFEPVQEIAIYMHRFHNLDLFQQGWYQIKITMRWEDGRNTSPGTPARVVQYEALDLGSDDIIGIWRIDDKENSFSTQPFRIKYARQDVLLSVMISFNIPFRKFEVPATSAVILKFELLYTSILENGNDFQASLEALPSAVHEFRIPPKGLLGLHSYLPVHFDTYHAVLVDSSVHVTLLKAGAYTPPKKVSSDTLRVGDAARENCDKSNQVLDQGAYGDSKQISLLKALLIARDILLEELQKLSKAIGQKVDLTDFISNMGESKLISPYLLGDPNMASIGLSNVTMGMKNAASEPQNSFEKPNGSFYFRSDEVLQSLTKENLSSAFLSMGNQLSFLWNVFLKFHRANKTKILEFLRDAWANDRRAEWSIWMVYSKVHMPHHYLRSGNDLSSQHSVRGGVSIAKKLNDDPAESAQARAELHRRSIAQMRINNRSVQDMHIFGDPLRVPVLIVERVTNAPFRTTSGNSYFSSLNLSDTPSILIEPNIMAVKRLSAAGTHRNDRVLRVVVFVHGFQGHHLDLRLVRNQWLLIDPGAEFLMSAVNEEKTSGDFREMGSRLAEEVTSFLKKKIDRMSRSEGFRNIKLSFVGHSIGNIIIRTALTELVMEPFLKYLYTYLSMSGPHLGYLYCPNSLFNSGLWLLKKLKGSQCIHQLTFTDDSDLQNTFFYKLCKRNTLENFKNIILLSSPQDGYVPYHSARIELCHASLWDYSKKGKIFMEMLSNCLDQICSPSSERRTFMRCDVNFDTSSHGKNLDTFIGRAAHIEFLETDIFARFLMWSFPELFQ, from the exons ATGCCGCCTACAAAGAGGTTGCTTTATGCTAAGCAAGAACCACGTAAGCAGCCTGTTATGTTTGAACCAGTACAGGAGATCGCTATCTACATGCACAGGTTCCATAATCTCGACCTTTTCCAGCAAGG ATGGTACCAAATCAAAATTACAATGAGATGGGAGGACGGTAGAAACACCTCTCCTGGAACTCCTGCAAGAGTTGTTCAGTATGAAG CTCTTGATTTGGGCTCTGACGATATCATTGGAATATGGAGGATTGACGATAAGGAGAACAGTTTCTCTACCCAGCCTTTTCGGATCAAGTATGCCAGGCAGGATGTTCTTCTATCTGTGATGATCTCTTTTAATATACCGTTTCGAAAGTTTGAGGTA CCTGCCACATCTGCTGTGATTTTGAAGTTTGAGCTTCTGTATACTTCAATTCTGGAAAATGG AAATGATTTTCAAGCATCTCTAGAGGCACTTCCTTCTGCAGTACATGAATTCCGGATTCCTCCCAAAGGGCTTCTGGGTTTGCATTCATATCTCCCTGTCCATTTTGATACTTACCATGCAGTACTTGTTGATTCAAGTGTACATGTCACTCTACTGAAAGCTGGAGCCTACACACCTCCAAAGAAGGTATCCAG TGATACTCTTAGAGTTGGAGATGCTGCTCGTGAAAATTGTGATAAATCCAATCAA GTGTTGGACCAAGGGGCTTATGGGGATTCAAAACAGATTTCATTGCTGAAAGCATTGTTAATTGCTCGTGACATTCTTCTAGAAGAATTACAAAAGCTTAGCAAGGCCATAGGTCAAAAAGTTGACTTGACTGATTTTATCTCTAATATGGGTGAGAGTAAATTAATTAGTCCCTACTTGCTAGGAGATCCGAATATGGCAAGTATTGGACTCTCAAATGTAACGATGGGAATGAAAAATGCAGCAAGTGAGCCACAGAATAGTTTTGAG AAACCAAATGGCAGTTTTTATTTTAGAAGCGATGAGGTGCTGCAGTCCCTAACTAAAGAGAATCTGTCAAGTGCTTTCCTTTCAATGGGCAACCAACTTTCATTTTTGTGGAATGTATTTCTAAAGTTCCACAG GGCTAACAAAACCAAGATATTGGAATTCTTGCGTGATGCATGGGCCAATGATCGTAGAGCAGAGTGGTCAATATGGATGGTCTACTCTAAGGTTCATATGCCCCATCATTATTTGAGAAGTGGAAATGATTTATCATCTCAACATAGTGTACGTGGGGGAGTTTCAATCGCAAAGAAGTTAAATGATGAT CCAGCTGAGAGTGCACAGGCACGTGCTGAGCTTCATCGACGAAGTATTGCACAAATGAGA ATAAACAATCGGTCAGTTCAAGATATGCATATTTTTGGAGATCCTTTACGTGTCCCTGTTTTAATTGTGGAACGGGTTACGAATGCTCCTTTCCGTACTACAAGTGGAAATTCCTACTTCAGCTCTCTGAACCTGAGCGATACGCCTTCCATACTTATAGAACCCAACATCATGGCTGTAAAAAGGTTATCTGCTGCTGGCACACATAGAAATGATCGTGTATTGAGGGTTGTGGTCTTTGTGCATGGATTTCAG GGACATCATCTGGATTTACGGCTTGTTCGGAATCAATGGCTTTTGATAGATCCCGGAGCAGAATTTCTCATGTCAGCGGTGAATGAAGAGAAAACATCTGGAGACTTCAGAGAAATGGGTTCAAGGCTGGCTGAGGAAGTGACTTCttttcttaaaaagaaaatagatagaATGTCAAGATCTGAAGGCTTCAGAAATATCAAGCTTAGCTTTGTTGGGCACTCCATTGGAAATATCATTATAAGAACTGCCTTAACAG aGCTCGTGATGGAACCATTTCTAAAATACCTTTATACGTACTTATCCATGTCGGGGCCACACTTGGGGTATTTGTACTGCCCCAACTCTTTATTTAATTCTGGGCTGTGGCTTCTAAAGAAGCTCAAAGGATCACAGTGTATTCACCAGCTTACCTTCACTGATGATTCAGACCTCCAAAACACTTTTTTCTACAAGCTTTGCAAG AGAAACACATTGGAGAACTTCAAGAACATAATCCTGTTATCCTCACCCCAG GATGGTTATGTTCCATATCACTCTGCTAGAATTGAATTATGCCACGCATCATTATGGGACTACTCTAAGAAAGGTAAAATCTTCATGGAGATGCTAAGTAATTGCTTGGACCAGATCTGTTCCCCCTCCTCTGAGCGCCGAACATTCATGCGATGTGATGTCAACTTTGACACCTCTTCCCATGGGAAGAACTTGGATACCTTCATCGGTCGGGCTGCTCATATTGAGTTCCTTGAGACTGACATTTTTGCAAGGTTTTTAATGTGGTCCTTCCCAGAGTTATTCCAATAA
- the LOC122667086 gene encoding protein ROH1-like: protein MPATDYQGSSAPFSSIGRSILSIRRDQVHTMEGNQEPTNLELELEAFQKQVADRFNDLHAVPGEDLLSLSWIRRLLDAFLCCQEEFRVILFNNKALVTKPPLDRMINEFFERSVKALDVCNAIRDGIEQVRQWQKHLEIVLCALDSRQRILGEGQFRRAKKALTDFAIAILDDKDSSSVLAHRNRSFGRNNTSVKDHRASGHFRSLSWSVSRTWSAAKQLQAIGNNLAPPRGNEIVATGGLAVSVYTMNSVLLFVMWALVAAIPCKDRGLQTHFSIPRQFPWANSILSLHERVLEESKRRERKNASGLMREIYHIEKSVRHLTEMADAVHFPLTEEREKEVRQGVSDLALVLDTVKEGLDPLERQVREVFHKIVRSRTEGLDCLGRPNNSE, encoded by the coding sequence ATGCCTGCGACGGATTACCAGGGTTCATCTGCGCCTTTTTCCTCGATAGGTCGTTCGATATTGAGCATTAGGCGTGATCAAGTTCATACCATGGAAGGGAACCAGGAGCCTACCAACCTGGAATTGGAGCTCGAGGCGTTCCAGAAACAGGTTGCTGATCGATTCAATGATCTCCACGCTGTTCCCGGCGAAGATCTGCTCTCCCTCTCATGGATCCGACGTCTTCTTGATGCATTCCTCTGCTGCCAGGAAGAATTTAGGGTTATCTTGTTCAACAACAAGGCCCTCGTCACGAAACCTCCCCTGGATCGTATGATTAATGAATTCTTCGAGAGAAGCGTCAAGGCGCTTGATGTCTGCAACGCTATACGCGATGGAATTGAGCAAGTCCGGCAGTGGCAGAAGCACTTGGAGATCGTCCTCTGTGCCTTGGACTCTCGCCAGAGGATCCTGGGAGAGGGTCAGTTCCGTCGGGCCAAGAAGGCTTTGACGGATTTCGCAATTGCCATTCTCGATGACAAGGATTCAAGTTCTGTCCTTGCCCACAGGAACCGTTCCTTTGGCCGAAACAACACAAGCGTCAAGGACCACCGTGCATCAGGGCATTTCCGCTCCCTTTCATGGAGTGTCTCTCGCACATGGTCCGCCGCTAAGCAGCTTCAGGCGATTGGGAACAACTTGGCCCCTCCTCGCGGCAATGAGATTGTCGCCACTGGTGGGCTTGCAGTCTCCGTCTACACCATGAACTCGGTGCTTCTGTTCGTAATGTGGGCTCTTGTGGCTGCAATTCCTTGCAAGGACCGTGGCCTGCAAACCCATTTCTCCATCCCTCGCCAATTCCCATGGGCAAACTCAATTTTGTCACTCCATGAGCGGGTCTTGGAGGAGTCTAAGAGGCGGGAGCGAAAGAATGCGAGTGGATTGATGAGGGAAATATATCACATCGAGAAATCTGTGCGTCACTTGACTGAGATGGCTGATGCAGTTCATTTTCCGTTGACGGAGGAGCGGGAGAAAGAGGTGAGGCAGGGAGTATCGGACTTGGCACTGGTCTTGGATACGGTGAAGGAGGGATTGGATCCTCTGGAGCGTCAGGTAAGGGAGGTGTTCCATAAGATCGTGCGTAGCCGAACTGAAGGTCTTGACTGCTTGGGTAGGCCAAACAATTCTGAATGA